A single window of Candidatus Gastranaerophilales bacterium DNA harbors:
- the dnaN gene encoding DNA polymerase III subunit beta: MEFIIQKESVIDFLRLTEHISAIRGIQPVLSNVFIKAVKNEIILKSTDLDLGTIIYIEANVEKEGEITLPAKKLSDLISRFPDKEIKFSLNSTTNVTSITCANSKFDLLGISASEFPQIVDEKEVEENKERITIEIEPFIKSIKLTSYSTINYESNNVLSGVLCSISDKHLELVSTDGNRLSRVVEKIESALDKEFSTIIPSKTLNEFVRMAALFDEKTVDIIKKDSQVIFKFKKAILVSRVIEGQYPKYKQLIPENNQKFAIVSKEDLINALERTALIAEGRTNIVKMTFENNQLMLEADNPEVGDCVDLIDVKYDSEKLRIAFNYKYLLEALKYFETPLVKFELNTPLSATLVKPNSSENYLALIMPVQIRE, translated from the coding sequence ATGGAATTTATCATTCAAAAAGAAAGTGTTATAGATTTTTTAAGATTAACTGAACATATATCAGCAATCAGAGGAATACAACCTGTATTATCAAATGTTTTTATTAAAGCTGTTAAAAATGAAATAATTTTAAAAAGTACCGACCTTGATTTAGGCACTATAATTTATATTGAAGCAAATGTTGAAAAAGAAGGCGAAATAACCCTTCCTGCAAAAAAATTAAGTGATTTGATTTCAAGATTTCCGGATAAAGAAATCAAATTCTCTCTTAACTCAACAACAAATGTAACTTCAATAACCTGCGCCAATTCTAAATTCGACCTTTTAGGTATCAGCGCATCAGAATTTCCTCAAATAGTTGATGAAAAAGAAGTCGAAGAAAATAAAGAAAGAATTACCATAGAAATTGAACCCTTTATTAAATCAATTAAACTGACTTCTTATTCAACAATAAACTATGAATCAAACAATGTCTTAAGCGGAGTTTTATGCTCTATAAGTGATAAACATTTAGAACTTGTATCGACTGACGGCAACAGATTATCAAGGGTTGTGGAAAAAATTGAAAGCGCATTGGATAAAGAATTTTCGACAATTATTCCATCTAAAACACTCAACGAATTTGTAAGGATGGCGGCTCTTTTTGATGAAAAAACAGTTGATATTATTAAAAAAGACAGCCAGGTTATATTCAAGTTTAAAAAAGCTATTTTGGTTTCCCGTGTTATAGAAGGTCAATACCCCAAGTATAAACAGCTTATCCCTGAAAATAACCAAAAATTCGCTATAGTATCAAAAGAAGATTTGATAAACGCACTTGAGCGTACGGCTTTGATAGCTGAAGGAAGAACCAACATAGTTAAAATGACTTTTGAAAATAATCAGCTTATGCTCGAAGCCGATAATCCGGAAGTCGGTGATTGTGTTGATTTAATAGATGTGAAGTATGACAGTGAAAAACTAAGAATAGCTTTTAATTACAAATATTTGCTTGAAGCCCTTAAATATTTTGAAACACCGTTGGTTAAGTTTGAACTTAATACCCCTTTATCGGCTACTTTGGTTAAACCTAATTCATCAGAAAATTATCTGGCGCTTATAATGCCTGTTCAAATAAGAGAATGA
- the recF gene encoding DNA replication/repair protein RecF, with protein MILKTLKILNFRNYDELQIDFDKNKTIIVGSNARGKTNILEGVYYLSSLSSFRTSNDKEMIKFDKDFFRIRGEIFKNDTDISIEVWLNPPRKKILKVNDIKKTKSKEFQNIINTVKFTVDDLLLVRGTPKDRRSWLDSAICQVYGGYYDRLLKYNRIKDQKNNLLRKIKACAVSSYEDILNVFDEQLINSGSNIIYLRKKYIKEIAPRAKEFHKNISEGKEELDIFYISSIEPESVEDIAENFKQKTKERRQEEIIRAKTLVGPHRDDIGFCINSNNALSFSSQGQQRTIVLSLKLAELKIIEEKINEKPILLLDDVLAELDKERQKFLLDAIENDIQSIITTVDVNNFEPEFLEGVKVINI; from the coding sequence ATGATTTTAAAAACACTGAAAATTTTAAACTTTAGAAACTATGATGAGCTTCAAATTGATTTTGACAAAAATAAAACCATCATAGTAGGCAGCAACGCCCGGGGTAAGACTAATATCCTTGAAGGCGTATATTATTTATCCTCATTGTCATCTTTTAGAACAAGCAATGACAAAGAGATGATAAAGTTTGATAAAGATTTTTTCAGGATAAGAGGAGAGATTTTTAAAAATGATACCGATATTTCGATTGAAGTTTGGTTGAACCCGCCGCGCAAAAAAATTCTGAAAGTTAACGATATCAAAAAAACAAAATCTAAAGAATTTCAAAACATAATAAACACCGTAAAATTCACAGTAGATGACCTTCTTTTAGTCAGAGGGACGCCAAAGGACAGAAGAAGCTGGCTTGATAGCGCTATATGTCAGGTTTATGGCGGTTATTACGACAGGTTGTTAAAGTATAACCGTATAAAAGACCAAAAAAACAACCTGCTTAGAAAAATAAAAGCTTGTGCTGTAAGCAGTTATGAAGATATTTTGAACGTATTTGACGAACAGCTTATAAACAGCGGTTCTAATATAATTTATTTGAGAAAAAAATACATAAAAGAAATTGCGCCAAGGGCAAAAGAATTTCACAAAAATATTTCTGAAGGGAAAGAAGAGCTTGATATTTTTTATATTTCATCGATAGAGCCGGAAAGCGTAGAAGATATAGCGGAAAATTTTAAACAAAAGACCAAAGAGCGCAGACAGGAAGAAATAATAAGGGCAAAAACACTTGTTGGTCCTCATCGTGATGATATCGGATTTTGTATAAATTCGAATAATGCCCTTAGTTTTTCATCGCAAGGTCAGCAAAGAACCATAGTTCTGTCATTAAAGCTTGCCGAACTTAAGATTATTGAAGAAAAAATAAACGAAAAACCAATTCTTTTGCTGGATGATGTTTTGGCTGAACTTGATAAAGAGCGTCAAAAATTTCTGCTTGATGCTATTGAAAATGATATTCAATCAATAATTACAACAGTTGATGTGAATAACTTTGAGCCTGAATTTTTAGAAGGTGTGAAAGTGATAAATATTTAA
- a CDS encoding tetratricopeptide repeat protein, whose translation MENTTNSIKRVKKVFNINAEKSFREACDLFYLKNYNQSLTLLNKVVELDKTHTKAHLLIGDIRLLHGKDEREALNAYENAIKSNPYSPQAYGSKAYVLDILGKTQEALDSCNLAFENSSKLDDDQLCSLFDQKISLLCTLNRYEEAQTTLETAAKTLPSDNVDYLKSCYMHKINSNRKSKKQSSQTNLRLLF comes from the coding sequence GTGGAAAATACTACCAACAGTATAAAGAGGGTTAAAAAAGTTTTTAACATCAACGCTGAAAAATCTTTCAGAGAAGCGTGCGATTTGTTTTATTTGAAAAATTACAACCAATCATTAACATTATTAAATAAGGTGGTAGAGCTTGATAAAACCCACACAAAAGCACATCTTTTGATAGGGGATATCAGGCTTTTGCACGGGAAAGACGAACGGGAAGCTTTAAACGCTTATGAAAACGCTATTAAATCAAACCCCTACTCGCCTCAAGCTTACGGCTCAAAAGCCTATGTGCTTGATATTTTAGGCAAAACACAAGAAGCCTTGGACAGCTGCAATTTAGCTTTTGAAAATTCGTCAAAACTGGATGACGACCAGTTGTGTTCGTTGTTTGACCAAAAAATTTCTCTGCTTTGTACCTTAAATCGTTATGAAGAAGCTCAAACAACTCTTGAAACCGCGGCAAAAACATTGCCTTCAGACAATGTAGATTATCTCAAATCCTGCTATATGCACAAGATTAACTCAAACCGTAAGTCTAAAAAACAATCAAGTCAAACCAATCTAAGACTTTTATTTTAA
- a CDS encoding DciA family protein codes for MKEDIFSIKDILKTSQNYKNSNFAQLVEYWDAITGNRYKGKTFVEDISTKYNKTTLKITASSSAVIQELSFFKKQLIEKVQAKFAIKIDNLVFSTAQAPKINSNKYKPSKLQEVYNIKPTDEELGGVVLDEEEIAKIKQSLEKQTAFDETKKQKVFDFIIKDLKTQKWMKAKGFPVCEKCGRVMSIQEFNEKKICPVCLKELNLS; via the coding sequence ATGAAAGAAGATATTTTCAGCATTAAAGATATTCTAAAAACCTCTCAAAATTACAAAAACAGTAATTTTGCACAGCTTGTTGAATACTGGGATGCAATAACCGGCAACAGGTATAAAGGTAAGACGTTTGTTGAGGATATTTCTACAAAATATAACAAAACCACCTTGAAAATAACAGCTTCTTCAAGCGCAGTTATTCAGGAATTATCTTTTTTTAAAAAGCAGCTTATAGAAAAAGTTCAGGCTAAATTTGCCATAAAAATAGATAACCTTGTTTTTTCAACGGCACAAGCGCCAAAAATTAATTCCAATAAATACAAACCTTCTAAACTACAGGAGGTTTACAACATAAAACCGACGGATGAAGAATTGGGCGGGGTTGTTCTTGATGAAGAAGAAATCGCTAAAATCAAACAATCTTTAGAAAAACAAACCGCATTTGACGAAACAAAAAAACAAAAAGTGTTTGATTTTATAATAAAGGATTTAAAGACCCAAAAATGGATGAAAGCAAAAGGCTTTCCCGTATGCGAAAAGTGCGGCAGGGTAATGAGTATACAGGAATTTAACGAAAAAAAAATCTGTCCTGTCTGCTTAAAAGAGCTTAACCTTTCTTAA
- a CDS encoding iron-containing alcohol dehydrogenase — protein MNNFDFCCPTRVVFGKDTISSLKELIRPDEKVLITYGGGSIKKNGVYDQVKKALEDYNIIEFGGIEPNPTYETCMRAVEIVKKENITFILAVGGGSVLDGTKFIAAASKFGGEPWDILEKQAPTTSAIPLGSVITLPATGSEMNCGAVISRKATDEKLAFHSPYTFPRFSIIDPQTTFSLPERQTINGIVDTFVHVMEQYATYDVNTPLQDEWAFGIIKTLMREAPKVLKNPTDYDARANIFWCATTGLNYWISTGAVQDWSTHMIGHELTAFYGLDHGKTLAIVMPKLWKNQKQNKLDKLAKMAKEVYGATQTDENELADITIEKTEAFFNSIGQKTKLSDYGIDSKEAAEKIRERFKERGTVLGERGVIDADVAHDIVADC, from the coding sequence ATGAACAATTTTGATTTTTGCTGCCCTACAAGAGTGGTTTTTGGCAAAGACACCATTTCAAGCCTCAAGGAATTAATAAGACCCGATGAAAAGGTTTTGATAACATACGGCGGCGGCTCGATAAAAAAGAACGGAGTTTACGACCAGGTTAAAAAAGCGCTTGAAGACTATAATATAATTGAATTTGGAGGGATTGAACCTAATCCGACCTATGAGACCTGTATGCGGGCCGTTGAGATTGTAAAAAAAGAAAATATAACGTTTATATTAGCTGTAGGGGGTGGTTCTGTGCTTGACGGTACAAAATTCATCGCAGCCGCTTCAAAATTTGGCGGTGAGCCATGGGATATTCTGGAAAAACAAGCCCCGACAACTTCTGCCATACCGTTAGGCAGTGTCATTACTCTTCCTGCAACAGGTTCAGAGATGAACTGCGGCGCTGTAATATCTAGAAAAGCAACCGATGAAAAACTTGCTTTTCATTCGCCTTACACTTTTCCCCGATTTTCAATCATTGACCCTCAAACAACCTTTTCACTGCCTGAGCGCCAAACCATAAACGGTATTGTAGACACTTTTGTCCATGTAATGGAGCAGTATGCCACTTATGATGTAAATACACCGCTGCAGGATGAATGGGCGTTCGGGATTATAAAAACCCTGATGAGAGAAGCGCCAAAAGTGCTTAAAAACCCAACCGATTATGATGCTCGTGCAAATATATTCTGGTGTGCGACAACGGGTTTAAACTACTGGATTTCTACAGGCGCTGTCCAAGATTGGTCAACGCATATGATAGGACATGAATTAACGGCATTCTACGGGCTTGACCATGGGAAAACCCTTGCTATTGTAATGCCGAAATTGTGGAAAAACCAAAAACAAAACAAACTCGACAAATTGGCTAAAATGGCAAAAGAAGTTTACGGCGCAACTCAAACCGACGAAAATGAACTTGCTGATATTACTATTGAAAAAACAGAAGCCTTCTTTAATTCCATAGGACAAAAAACAAAATTATCGGATTACGGCATAGATTCAAAAGAAGCCGCCGAAAAAATCAGAGAAAGATTTAAAGAAAGAGGCACTGTTTTGGGCGAAAGAGGCGTTATTGACGCTGATGTAGCCCATGATATCGTTGCAGACTGTTAA
- a CDS encoding TolC family protein, whose amino-acid sequence MLKKIATFVIIYLSLCTTGYAIEDAKKINLDEAVKITLENNLDLKAAKINISIAKNNIKMANRLQNPDVNLFYNLGKAGAGNPQQIGLSETIEIAKRSARKNLAKSNFELEKEKVEFTSFDLKMAVREAYVNLMSAKSVLTALKEQQKLLEDLKNIAKKRVEAGAAPEIDLLQAQIALNQMTTQVNTAQVNVKTAAMEFNKIINAKNENAIVYDSNDGNLWEQKTFAMLLTPNPAENLPLFDNIVKDTLKNRFDLKIAKNEIDVAKKNLILIGRQRIPDLALIGGYAYQPDSMSDDGTFKTGAYAGASLVNLPLLYSYRPEIKNAKLQLEQADLKYTSVENKAVKDLKSSYEKFVTAKMNLNYYNDNLLKNSEELVKISKRSYEVGKSNLTSLIVMEQSYKSIILGYNYALAEYYNCWIDFLRDVNTEEFDFNEKKV is encoded by the coding sequence ATGCTAAAAAAAATAGCGACATTTGTAATAATATACTTGAGTTTATGCACAACAGGCTATGCCATTGAAGATGCGAAAAAAATAAACCTGGATGAAGCTGTTAAAATCACTCTGGAGAACAACCTTGATTTAAAAGCGGCAAAGATTAACATCTCTATAGCCAAAAATAATATAAAAATGGCAAACCGGCTGCAAAATCCCGATGTAAATTTATTCTATAACCTTGGTAAAGCAGGCGCGGGAAACCCTCAACAAATAGGTTTAAGCGAAACTATTGAAATAGCAAAACGCTCTGCCAGAAAAAATCTTGCAAAATCTAACTTTGAGCTTGAAAAAGAAAAAGTTGAATTTACAAGCTTTGATTTAAAAATGGCGGTAAGGGAAGCGTATGTTAATTTAATGTCGGCGAAATCCGTTTTGACAGCGTTGAAAGAACAGCAAAAACTCCTGGAAGACCTTAAAAATATTGCTAAAAAAAGGGTGGAAGCGGGTGCAGCGCCGGAAATTGACCTGCTGCAAGCCCAAATTGCCCTCAATCAAATGACAACACAGGTTAATACGGCGCAGGTCAATGTAAAAACCGCAGCGATGGAGTTTAACAAAATAATTAATGCCAAAAACGAGAATGCGATTGTTTATGACAGCAATGACGGTAATCTTTGGGAGCAAAAAACTTTTGCAATGCTTTTAACACCAAACCCTGCGGAAAATCTGCCTTTGTTTGATAATATTGTGAAAGACACTCTTAAAAACCGCTTCGATTTAAAAATCGCAAAAAACGAAATAGATGTTGCTAAAAAAAACCTTATTTTAATCGGAAGACAACGTATCCCCGATTTAGCCTTAATCGGCGGATATGCCTATCAACCTGATAGTATGTCTGATGACGGAACGTTTAAAACAGGCGCTTATGCGGGTGCAAGTTTGGTAAATTTGCCTTTGTTATACAGCTACAGGCCTGAAATTAAAAATGCTAAACTTCAATTAGAGCAGGCTGATTTAAAATATACTTCTGTGGAAAATAAGGCTGTAAAAGACTTAAAAAGCTCTTATGAAAAATTTGTAACGGCAAAAATGAACCTTAATTATTACAATGACAATCTTTTAAAAAATTCCGAAGAGCTGGTAAAAATTTCTAAAAGAAGCTACGAGGTCGGTAAATCAAACTTAACGTCGCTTATCGTAATGGAACAATCATATAAATCAATAATACTTGGTTATAATTATGCTTTGGCAGAATATTACAACTGTTGGATTGATTTTTTGAGAGATGTAAACACCGAGGAGTTTGATTTTAATGAAAAAAAGGTTTAA
- a CDS encoding CusA/CzcA family heavy metal efflux RND transporter, with protein sequence MKKRFNRLIKLAVNKQLVFIALAVLLLLTGIYCLKNLDVEAYPDFTSPMVQVITQMPGKSAEDIERLATIPLEKELNGIPHEKKLYSISLFGLSVIKVVFDDGLPSSLIRQQVLERIYQTDLPEGVKPSLGPDASAIGEIYRYTLESDYYNPMTLKAVEDWQMEKLFKQVPGVISVNSFGGPIKTYSVTLDHEKVRFYNLDVGEIFDAIKASNSTAGGHYISNNDQAYIVRGLGLYSNIQSIENTVINSKSGIPIRVKDVAKVEIKPSVRIGQVGKNYNDDAVEGIVLMRKGENPTEVIKNLQKKLPEIKAQLPKGIHLVPFYERSELINNTMHTIGHNVVLGIVFVIIVLFAFILDLRITLIASLVIPLSLSFAFLMFKLFNIPANLLSMGAVDFGIIVDGAVILMENVFRALTSYKGEMTREKKESIIYKAVREVANVIVFSTLIILCCFMPIFAFDSVAGKLFHPLAFTMGFCLIGAVLAAVFLLPPIAVVLIPDKNLVEKENKMMAKLTALYKTALEKVFLHPKKFITATAAMFASAVLIFCCFLGSEFLPNLDEGNIWLRVTVLPRSSTIAHSVDIARQVREILLEYDEVKNVISHVGSADDGTDPNLLSNIENMVDLKLAKDWRRKWHKDKHKLINDMSAKLEQIPGITTYFTQYIQDNVEEAVSGSKGQVVLKIYGNDLYELQKLQDKGIGLLAGVKGVVDLSYDQIIGQPQYQIKVDRVKAGRYGLRSDDIQKVIEVAIGGKNATQVIENEKRFDVFVRLEQKDRSSLNKVQNVIVKTPEGISVPLSNVTEITTDNGAMIITRSENSRVGIIRFNIRGRDLGSTVKEAQKVFAKEMKLPEGYQMKWAGQSESQKTTNTRLAVILPFTLLVIAVILHINYKRWRYVLIGMSTIIVTLSGCIFALFVTKTYFSISAGVGLIAAIGVSIQNGVILLSSIIRQQKIIHDKTEALMHGALQKLRPVLTASLVAILGLLPAALSNGIGAQSQKPFAIAIIGGLSVGTVFTIFLIPLLFKITKEETHEVS encoded by the coding sequence ATGAAAAAAAGGTTTAATCGTTTAATCAAACTGGCTGTTAACAAACAGCTTGTGTTTATAGCTCTTGCCGTTTTATTACTTTTAACGGGTATTTATTGCCTGAAAAATCTTGATGTAGAAGCATATCCCGATTTTACCAGTCCCATGGTGCAGGTTATTACACAAATGCCGGGCAAGAGCGCCGAGGATATAGAGCGGCTTGCTACAATACCTTTGGAAAAGGAGTTAAACGGAATTCCACATGAGAAAAAACTTTATTCCATTTCGTTGTTCGGGCTTTCGGTTATAAAGGTTGTTTTTGATGACGGATTGCCTTCGTCGTTAATACGCCAGCAGGTTTTAGAGCGGATTTATCAAACCGATTTACCCGAAGGGGTCAAGCCCTCACTTGGACCTGATGCCTCTGCAATTGGTGAAATTTACCGATATACTTTGGAGTCTGATTATTATAACCCGATGACACTGAAAGCTGTTGAAGATTGGCAAATGGAAAAACTTTTTAAACAGGTTCCGGGCGTTATCAGCGTAAACAGTTTTGGCGGTCCGATTAAGACTTACAGCGTTACTTTAGACCATGAAAAAGTCCGTTTTTATAATCTTGATGTTGGTGAAATTTTTGACGCTATTAAAGCTTCCAATTCCACAGCAGGCGGGCATTATATTTCCAATAACGACCAGGCTTATATAGTGAGAGGGCTGGGGTTATATTCTAATATTCAAAGTATCGAAAATACGGTCATAAATTCAAAAAGCGGTATCCCCATCAGAGTAAAAGACGTTGCAAAAGTTGAAATAAAACCATCTGTGAGAATAGGGCAGGTCGGTAAAAATTATAACGATGATGCGGTTGAGGGCATTGTTTTAATGAGAAAAGGCGAAAACCCTACAGAGGTTATTAAAAACCTTCAGAAAAAACTGCCAGAAATCAAAGCCCAGCTGCCCAAAGGCATTCATTTAGTGCCTTTTTATGAAAGAAGTGAACTTATTAATAATACAATGCATACAATCGGGCATAATGTGGTCTTGGGTATAGTATTTGTAATTATTGTGCTTTTTGCTTTTATTTTGGACTTGCGTATTACTTTAATAGCTTCTTTGGTTATTCCTCTTTCGTTGAGTTTTGCATTTTTAATGTTTAAGCTTTTTAATATTCCGGCAAACCTTTTGAGTATGGGCGCTGTAGACTTCGGTATCATTGTTGACGGTGCTGTCATACTTATGGAAAATGTTTTCCGCGCTTTAACGTCTTATAAAGGTGAAATGACCCGTGAAAAAAAAGAAAGTATTATTTACAAAGCGGTCAGAGAAGTTGCAAATGTCATAGTGTTTTCGACATTAATCATATTATGCTGTTTTATGCCGATTTTTGCATTTGATTCTGTTGCCGGCAAGTTGTTTCATCCGTTGGCATTTACAATGGGATTTTGTTTGATTGGCGCTGTGTTGGCGGCTGTTTTTCTTTTGCCGCCGATCGCTGTAGTACTGATTCCTGATAAAAATCTGGTTGAAAAAGAAAACAAAATGATGGCAAAATTAACCGCTCTTTATAAAACAGCGTTAGAAAAAGTTTTTCTGCACCCTAAAAAATTTATTACGGCGACAGCAGCTATGTTTGCGAGTGCTGTTTTGATTTTCTGTTGTTTTTTGGGTTCGGAATTTTTGCCAAACCTTGATGAAGGCAATATTTGGCTCAGGGTAACGGTTTTGCCCAGAAGCTCAACAATTGCCCATTCTGTAGATATTGCACGTCAGGTAAGAGAGATTTTGCTTGAATATGACGAAGTAAAAAACGTTATTTCCCATGTAGGCTCGGCGGATGACGGTACAGACCCAAATTTGCTCAGTAATATTGAAAATATGGTAGATTTAAAACTGGCTAAAGACTGGCGCCGCAAGTGGCACAAGGATAAACATAAACTTATTAATGATATGTCCGCAAAACTTGAGCAAATCCCCGGCATAACAACCTATTTTACCCAGTATATTCAAGATAATGTGGAAGAAGCCGTTTCGGGTTCAAAAGGTCAGGTTGTTTTGAAAATTTACGGCAATGACCTTTATGAATTGCAAAAGCTGCAGGATAAAGGGATAGGGCTTTTAGCAGGAGTTAAAGGTGTTGTGGACTTGTCTTATGACCAAATTATCGGTCAGCCCCAGTATCAAATTAAAGTTGACAGAGTAAAAGCAGGGCGATACGGGCTTCGCAGCGATGATATCCAAAAGGTTATAGAAGTGGCAATCGGCGGCAAAAATGCCACACAGGTTATTGAAAACGAAAAACGATTTGATGTCTTTGTTCGTCTTGAACAAAAAGACAGGTCATCTTTAAACAAAGTACAAAATGTTATAGTAAAAACCCCCGAAGGTATTTCCGTTCCCTTGAGCAATGTAACGGAAATAACCACTGATAACGGAGCTATGATTATCACAAGGAGTGAAAACTCGCGGGTGGGGATTATAAGATTTAATATAAGGGGTCGTGATTTAGGCTCTACAGTGAAAGAAGCCCAAAAAGTTTTTGCCAAAGAAATGAAACTGCCTGAAGGTTACCAAATGAAATGGGCGGGACAATCCGAAAGCCAAAAGACAACAAATACCCGTCTGGCGGTTATTTTACCGTTTACATTGCTGGTTATTGCCGTTATTTTGCATATTAATTACAAACGCTGGCGGTATGTTTTGATAGGAATGTCAACAATAATAGTAACTTTGAGCGGATGTATCTTTGCTTTGTTTGTTACAAAAACATATTTTTCAATTTCCGCAGGAGTAGGCTTAATCGCTGCTATAGGCGTTTCTATTCAAAACGGTGTTATTTTACTTTCATCTATTATCAGGCAGCAAAAAATTATTCACGACAAAACCGAGGCACTAATGCATGGTGCGCTGCAAAAACTTCGTCCTGTACTTACGGCTTCTTTGGTTGCTATTTTAGGGCTTTTGCCTGCCGCTCTTTCAAACGGGATAGGCGCCCAAAGCCAAAAACCGTTTGCTATAGCAATTATTGGTGGACTGTCTGTCGGCACGGTTTTTACCATATTTTTGATACCATTGTTATTTAAAATTACCAAGGAGGAAACACATGAAGTTTCTTAA
- a CDS encoding efflux RND transporter periplasmic adaptor subunit: MKFLKIFIMLMLCITTAACGIKENTVKNGPKTIVLTDIQEQNAKIKTEPLQERAIELRITIPAQFKAQNQLIEKIYAPIDGKIEAVFAEPGQIVKKGQPVVKIKSDEIGQIQLEFLEKVMDIDASINEMKAQYELSRQSFNRESTLYKEKISSKAEYEIAYAQMKKDEANFSALKTKRNALIQVYRQRLAVYGGSLASVLNTRQIYPYVTLNAGKNGILLERKINPGEIVAKDKEMFNLADLSSIWLVGYAFEKDSPYLKAGQKVTGTLEETKDKTINGVLSYVSPILDNTTKTLEVRADISNKDNSIKPNMYAEMFVNTGIATIPAILNDAVEKYGDYFFVYVKVNPNIYEERKVTIGKKNDTYSEILSGVNLGEEVVTSGSFSLLGESIKQQEQN, translated from the coding sequence ATGAAGTTTCTTAAAATATTCATAATGCTAATGCTGTGCATAACCACGGCAGCTTGCGGCATAAAGGAAAATACCGTAAAAAACGGACCTAAGACAATAGTTTTAACGGATATTCAGGAGCAGAATGCAAAAATTAAAACAGAGCCGCTGCAAGAGCGTGCAATTGAACTCAGAATAACCATCCCCGCCCAATTCAAGGCTCAAAATCAATTGATTGAAAAGATTTATGCTCCGATAGACGGCAAAATCGAAGCGGTATTTGCAGAGCCGGGACAGATTGTAAAAAAAGGACAGCCTGTGGTAAAAATTAAATCCGACGAAATCGGACAAATTCAGCTTGAATTTTTGGAAAAGGTTATGGATATTGACGCTTCTATAAATGAAATGAAGGCACAATACGAACTTTCAAGACAGAGTTTTAACAGAGAAAGCACCCTTTATAAGGAAAAAATCTCTTCAAAAGCAGAATATGAAATTGCTTACGCTCAAATGAAAAAAGACGAAGCAAATTTTAGCGCTCTTAAAACAAAACGAAACGCATTAATTCAGGTTTACCGCCAACGTTTGGCTGTTTACGGCGGCAGTTTGGCTTCTGTATTAAATACAAGACAAATTTACCCTTACGTTACTTTAAATGCAGGTAAAAACGGTATTTTGCTTGAAAGAAAAATTAACCCCGGTGAAATTGTGGCAAAGGATAAAGAAATGTTTAATCTTGCTGATTTATCGAGTATTTGGCTTGTCGGCTATGCTTTTGAGAAAGACTCGCCTTATTTAAAAGCAGGACAAAAAGTTACCGGAACTTTAGAGGAAACCAAGGATAAAACGATTAACGGGGTGCTTTCTTATGTTTCGCCAATTTTGGATAATACGACCAAAACGCTTGAAGTAAGAGCAGATATTTCAAATAAAGATAATTCCATTAAACCCAATATGTATGCGGAAATGTTTGTTAATACCGGTATTGCTACCATTCCCGCTATTTTAAACGATGCCGTTGAAAAATACGGAGATTACTTTTTTGTTTATGTCAAAGTAAACCCAAATATTTATGAAGAAAGAAAAGTTACAATAGGCAAGAAAAATGATACTTACAGCGAAATTTTGTCAGGTGTAAATCTCGGCGAAGAGGTTGTTACATCAGGCTCCTTTTCTTTGCTTGGCGAAAGTATTAAACAGCAGGAACAAAATTAA
- a CDS encoding sugar O-acetyltransferase, with translation MKTQKEKMLAGELYIPFDTDLTAMRSACRAVFREYNAKPSPELLEKLFNKKLKNVHVEPPFYCDYGLNITLGENVYMNFNCIILDCAEVKIGDNTLLAPNVQIYTAAHPLDVQTRNSGKEFAKPVTIGKNCWIGGGAVILPGVTIGDNCTIGAGSVVTKDIPPSTLAVGNPCKVIKYLNI, from the coding sequence ATGAAAACTCAAAAAGAAAAAATGCTCGCAGGAGAACTATATATACCTTTTGATACAGACCTTACGGCTATGCGGTCGGCTTGCAGGGCTGTTTTTCGTGAATATAACGCCAAACCTTCGCCCGAACTTTTAGAGAAACTTTTTAACAAAAAGCTTAAAAATGTTCATGTAGAACCACCTTTTTATTGCGATTACGGGTTAAACATTACTCTTGGCGAAAATGTTTATATGAACTTCAACTGTATAATTTTAGATTGTGCCGAGGTAAAAATCGGGGATAATACGCTTTTGGCGCCCAATGTGCAGATTTATACCGCGGCACATCCTTTGGATGTTCAAACCCGCAATTCGGGAAAAGAGTTTGCCAAACCCGTAACCATAGGGAAAAATTGCTGGATTGGCGGCGGCGCTGTGATTTTACCGGGCGTTACAATAGGAGATAACTGCACAATAGGGGCAGGGAGCGTAGTTACAAAGGATATTCCGCCAAGTACACTGGCTGTGGGCAACCCGTGCAAAGTTATCAAATATTTGAATATTTAA